A window from Bacillota bacterium encodes these proteins:
- the codY gene encoding GTP-sensing pleiotropic transcriptional regulator CodY, which produces MISSPLLEKTRRINKILQKSAGRHVDFKEVAEVLKNVIHANVYIADKHGVILGWSLVDEFECELMVNNVLEDGYFPESYNDFLLREDESRVNLRQKTNDCVFLDAERCLFANKITTIIPILGGGDRIGTLLLARFNELFDAEDLILAETGATVVGMEILRAKSEKIEEDARNKAVVQLAVATLSYSELEAVEHIFEELGGSEGLLVASKIADQLGITRSVIVNALRKFESAGVIESRSLGMKGTYIKVLNPFLLDYLAKKNKPY; this is translated from the coding sequence GTGATTTCTTCTCCTTTACTTGAGAAGACTCGTCGAATCAACAAGATACTTCAGAAATCAGCAGGGCGCCACGTAGATTTTAAGGAGGTAGCTGAAGTCCTTAAAAATGTTATCCATGCCAATGTCTACATCGCAGACAAGCACGGTGTTATTTTAGGATGGTCGTTGGTTGACGAGTTTGAATGTGAATTGATGGTAAACAATGTTTTAGAAGATGGTTATTTCCCGGAAAGCTATAATGATTTTCTGCTTCGTGAAGATGAATCCCGGGTTAATTTGCGTCAGAAAACAAATGACTGTGTCTTTTTGGATGCAGAAAGATGTCTTTTTGCAAATAAAATTACCACTATAATCCCAATCCTCGGTGGTGGCGACCGCATTGGAACCCTTCTGCTGGCCCGTTTTAACGAGCTTTTTGATGCAGAGGATCTGATCCTTGCCGAGACTGGAGCAACAGTTGTCGGTATGGAAATTCTCCGTGCCAAATCAGAAAAGATTGAAGAAGATGCCCGGAATAAAGCAGTGGTACAGCTTGCTGTAGCAACCCTGTCGTATTCTGAGCTTGAAGCAGTAGAACACATCTTTGAAGAGTTGGGTGGTTCCGAAGGTTTGCTTGTTGCCAGTAAAATTGCAGATCAACTGGGAATAACCCGTTCAGTTATCGTCAACGCCCTGCGCAAGTTTGAAAGCGCAGGAGTTATTGAATCCCGTTCTCTCGGCATGAAAGGAACCTATATCAAGGTTTTGAATCCCTTCCTGCTGGACTATCTGGCTAAAAAGAATAAGCCTTACTAA
- the hslU gene encoding ATP-dependent protease ATPase subunit HslU produces the protein MPTEEYTPHEIVAELDRYIIGQEDAKRSVAVALRNRYRRKLLPEDLQEEIIPKNIIMIGPTGVGKTEIARRLSRLVNAPFVKVEATKFTEVGYVGRDVESMVRDLVETAIRIVKNEKMSEVQEKAEVNASENLIEALAPLPKKRRRSTNPLGFLFQAAPIQEESSADDAAFFDRLEKAKEEQKRLKERLLNGELEDYPVEIEVEERKPPMVELFTGQGMEEMGINLQDLLGNIVPPKKKKRKVPVSEARKILEQEEAHRLVDMDAVTIEALKRAEQLGIIFLDEIDKIAGKDYHGSGPDISREGVQRDILPIVEGSTVVTKYGPVKTDHILFIAAGAFHATKPSDLIPELQGRFPIRVELNSLTEDDFKRILTEPNNALIKQYKALLETEGVKLNFTQESIEEIARTACYLNQEMENIGARRLHTIMEKLLEDLAFDLPESGGNEEITVNLEYVQGKLQKVVKDKDLSKYIL, from the coding sequence ATGCCGACTGAAGAATATACGCCTCATGAGATTGTAGCAGAACTTGATCGCTATATTATCGGACAGGAAGATGCAAAACGCTCTGTGGCAGTTGCGCTGCGAAACCGATATCGTCGAAAACTACTTCCTGAAGACCTTCAGGAAGAGATTATACCGAAGAATATTATAATGATCGGTCCCACTGGTGTGGGAAAAACTGAAATTGCCCGGCGCCTTTCCCGGTTGGTAAATGCACCGTTTGTAAAGGTTGAAGCAACGAAGTTTACCGAAGTGGGATATGTTGGACGCGATGTTGAATCCATGGTCCGCGACCTGGTCGAAACAGCTATTAGGATCGTAAAGAATGAAAAGATGTCCGAAGTTCAGGAGAAAGCGGAGGTCAACGCAAGTGAGAACTTGATTGAGGCTTTAGCACCGCTACCGAAGAAGAGGAGAAGATCAACGAATCCACTGGGCTTTCTTTTCCAGGCTGCCCCTATTCAGGAGGAGAGTTCTGCAGATGACGCAGCCTTCTTCGATAGGCTGGAAAAAGCAAAGGAAGAGCAAAAAAGATTAAAAGAGCGTTTGCTAAACGGCGAATTAGAAGACTACCCTGTGGAGATAGAGGTTGAAGAAAGAAAACCTCCCATGGTTGAACTCTTTACCGGACAGGGTATGGAAGAAATGGGTATTAACCTGCAGGATCTGCTCGGTAATATTGTACCGCCTAAAAAGAAAAAAAGGAAAGTGCCTGTCTCTGAAGCAAGAAAAATACTGGAGCAGGAAGAGGCTCACCGACTGGTTGATATGGATGCCGTAACTATTGAAGCTTTGAAAAGAGCAGAACAGTTGGGAATTATATTTCTTGACGAAATTGACAAAATTGCGGGTAAAGATTATCATGGATCTGGTCCGGATATTTCAAGAGAAGGTGTCCAACGCGATATCCTGCCAATTGTGGAAGGTTCTACCGTTGTGACTAAATACGGTCCGGTAAAAACTGATCATATTCTGTTTATTGCAGCAGGAGCGTTTCATGCAACAAAACCCTCCGATTTAATCCCCGAGTTGCAGGGCAGATTTCCGATCAGGGTTGAACTGAACAGCCTGACCGAAGATGATTTTAAACGGATCCTTACAGAACCGAATAATGCTTTGATCAAGCAATACAAAGCACTTTTGGAGACGGAAGGGGTGAAGTTGAATTTTACTCAGGAGTCGATCGAAGAGATCGCTCGCACAGCTTGTTACCTGAACCAGGAAATGGAAAATATTGGAGCACGCAGGTTACATACAATTATGGAAAAATTACTTGAAGACCTGGCATTTGATCTTCCTGAATCAGGAGGAAATGAAGAGATAACAGTTAATCTGGAATACGTTCAGGGCAAGCTGCAAAAGGTTGTCAAGGATAAAGATTTAAGTAAATATATTTTATAA
- the hslV gene encoding ATP-dependent protease subunit HslV yields the protein MFEGTTILAVKIGDKVAVAGDGQVTFGNNTIIKHGAKKVRRLYDGKVIAGFAGAVADSLTLCEKFEGKLESYQGNLQRAAVELAKEWRTDRILRRLEALLIAANSEAILMISGTGEVIEPDDGIAAVGSGAPYALAAAKALKRNTDLEPGKIVSEALKIASEICIYTNESIIIEEL from the coding sequence ATGTTTGAAGGGACAACCATTCTTGCCGTAAAAATAGGAGATAAAGTAGCCGTTGCCGGTGACGGCCAGGTTACATTCGGCAATAATACAATTATCAAGCATGGAGCAAAAAAGGTTCGCAGGCTTTATGATGGAAAGGTTATAGCCGGTTTTGCCGGAGCTGTTGCCGATTCACTAACTCTTTGTGAAAAATTTGAAGGAAAGCTGGAGAGTTACCAGGGGAATCTACAGAGAGCGGCAGTGGAACTGGCCAAGGAATGGCGCACAGACAGAATTCTCCGCAGGCTGGAAGCGCTACTAATCGCTGCAAACAGCGAAGCCATATTAATGATTTCAGGAACCGGTGAAGTTATTGAACCTGACGATGGAATTGCTGCGGTAGGATCGGGTGCACCCTACGCTCTGGCGGCAGCAAAAGCCCTGAAGCGAAATACTGACCTTGAGCCCGGAAAGATCGTCAGTGAGGCATTGAAAATAGCCTCTGAAATATGTATCTATACCAATGAGTCAATAATTATCGAAGAACTATAG
- a CDS encoding tyrosine recombinase translates to MNINNWVDRFTAYLVAEKNASPLTLQAYRNDILQLISLEGKSEVDRLEIDHLTLRRFLAWLKEKGYSRRTIARKLSATRSFLFYMQKEGEISSGRWSAVARPKQEKLLPNFLYYHEVIALLEAPDSSTPLGFRDRTILELIYSSGLRVSELVGLKSSSLQLDERLIKVFGKGSKERIIPVGRVAAELLKEYIERVRPFLESANKEGKIFDQIFLNRQGSPLSDRGVRYIFRKYIQKVSNKVGISPHSLRHSFATHLLEGGADLRVVQELLGHVSISTTQIYTHITKERLSEVYRQAFPRK, encoded by the coding sequence ATGAACATAAATAACTGGGTTGATCGTTTTACGGCATATCTTGTTGCCGAAAAAAACGCATCACCTTTAACTCTCCAGGCATATAGAAACGACATATTGCAGTTGATATCCCTGGAGGGAAAAAGCGAAGTCGATCGGCTGGAAATAGACCATCTCACCCTTCGCCGCTTCTTGGCCTGGCTAAAAGAAAAAGGATATAGCCGGCGGACAATTGCGCGTAAACTGTCAGCAACGCGTTCTTTTTTATTTTATATGCAAAAAGAGGGAGAGATAAGCAGCGGTCGCTGGTCGGCTGTTGCTCGTCCGAAACAGGAGAAGCTTCTGCCAAATTTTTTATATTACCATGAAGTAATTGCCCTATTGGAAGCGCCGGACAGCAGTACTCCGCTGGGATTCAGAGACCGAACTATTCTTGAACTGATCTATTCATCGGGGTTAAGGGTAAGTGAACTGGTTGGCCTCAAGAGCAGTTCACTGCAGCTTGATGAAAGGTTAATAAAAGTTTTCGGTAAAGGTAGTAAAGAACGGATCATTCCCGTTGGCAGGGTTGCCGCTGAATTGCTAAAGGAGTATATTGAAAGGGTAAGACCATTTCTGGAATCTGCTAACAAGGAAGGGAAGATATTCGACCAGATATTTCTAAATAGGCAGGGAAGCCCGTTGAGCGACCGGGGAGTCCGCTATATTTTTCGCAAGTACATCCAAAAGGTCTCCAATAAGGTCGGGATCAGTCCTCACTCCCTAAGGCATTCATTTGCTACCCATTTACTTGAAGGTGGAGCGGATCTAAGAGTTGTTCAGGAACTGCTGGGTCATGTCAGCATCTCGACTACGCAAATTTATACTCACATAACCAAAGAGAGACTCAGCGAAGTATACAGACAGGCTTTTCCCAGAAAATAA
- the topA gene encoding type I DNA topoisomerase, with amino-acid sequence MNLVIVESPAKARTINKFLSNKYKVIASQGHLIDLPRSKLGVDVQNSFAPTYITIRGKGKILKELRSAAKKADKVFLAADPDREGEAICWHIGRALNIELDQPCRVEFNEITKTAVKEAFKSPRIIDQNRVDAQQARRILDRLVGYEISPLLWRKVRGGLSAGRVQSVAVRLICEREEEIKNFVEEEYWSLDALLEDDKTKDKFKSALDRHKNSKIGLKTGEGARDVIEAVKNERFIVDKIVRSTRNRKPWAPFTTSTLQQEASSKLGFTARKTMNIAQQLYEGINVGSGETVGLITYIRTDSTRVSAQAREEARTLISSKFGADFLPDKPPFYKSRKGAQDAHEAIRPTAVHREPSIIKQYLSRDQNRLYKLIWDRYLASEMNPAVYDQIRVKISAGDYTFKATGSTLRFPGFLLLYQVDEPEKETRLPALEEGQELNLLDLLPEQHFTQPPPRYNEASLIKVLEEKGIGRPSTYSPIIETIQSRGYVVKENKAFVPTELGFVVVELMITYFPEVIDVDFTARLELQLDEIEEGELNWLNVLNDFYEGYFKKRLANAEKKIEKVEIAPEVSDENCPQCGRQLVYKHGRFGRFLACPSYPECKFTKKIVKETGVECPLDGGMIVERRSKKGRVFYGCSNYPKCNYSVWNKPLNEKCPQCSAMMTENWKGKKRIAHCTNKDCGYEKQIISPKVAVQKQS; translated from the coding sequence ATGAATCTCGTTATTGTTGAATCACCGGCCAAGGCTCGAACTATTAATAAATTTCTCAGCAATAAGTACAAAGTAATAGCATCGCAAGGGCATCTGATTGACCTCCCGCGCAGCAAGCTTGGTGTTGATGTTCAGAATAGTTTTGCTCCCACCTACATTACAATACGGGGGAAAGGAAAAATTCTAAAAGAGCTGCGTAGTGCTGCCAAAAAAGCAGATAAGGTCTTTCTGGCGGCCGACCCCGACCGTGAAGGTGAAGCCATCTGCTGGCATATCGGGCGGGCGTTGAATATAGAACTCGATCAGCCCTGCCGGGTTGAATTTAACGAGATTACCAAAACAGCTGTAAAAGAAGCTTTTAAATCTCCACGGATTATTGATCAAAACCGGGTTGATGCCCAACAGGCCAGACGTATATTGGACAGGCTGGTAGGTTATGAAATAAGCCCTCTGCTCTGGAGGAAAGTCCGCGGCGGTTTAAGCGCAGGACGGGTGCAGTCTGTAGCTGTTAGATTGATCTGCGAGCGAGAAGAAGAGATAAAGAATTTTGTAGAGGAAGAATACTGGAGTCTGGATGCACTGCTGGAAGATGATAAAACGAAGGATAAATTTAAATCGGCTCTTGACAGGCACAAGAATAGTAAAATCGGGTTGAAAACCGGTGAAGGAGCCCGGGATGTAATTGAAGCTGTTAAAAATGAGAGATTCATTGTTGATAAAATTGTCCGCAGTACCCGTAATAGAAAGCCCTGGGCGCCCTTTACCACGAGCACACTCCAGCAGGAAGCTTCATCAAAACTGGGATTTACAGCCCGTAAAACAATGAACATTGCCCAGCAGCTCTACGAAGGAATCAATGTCGGTTCCGGAGAAACGGTTGGTTTAATAACCTATATCCGTACTGACTCTACAAGGGTTTCTGCCCAGGCCCGGGAAGAAGCAAGAACTTTAATCAGCAGTAAATTTGGCGCTGATTTTCTTCCCGATAAACCACCTTTCTATAAATCACGCAAGGGTGCACAGGATGCCCATGAAGCAATCAGGCCGACTGCAGTCCATAGAGAGCCTTCAATAATAAAACAGTACCTGAGCAGAGATCAGAACCGCCTGTATAAACTTATCTGGGATCGCTATCTTGCCAGCGAAATGAATCCGGCTGTTTATGACCAGATCAGAGTTAAAATATCTGCCGGTGATTATACATTTAAAGCAACCGGATCGACACTGCGTTTCCCCGGCTTTCTATTGCTTTACCAGGTTGATGAACCGGAGAAAGAGACCAGGCTTCCTGCACTTGAAGAAGGGCAGGAACTAAATCTGCTCGATCTACTGCCTGAACAGCACTTTACCCAGCCTCCACCACGTTATAACGAAGCTTCGCTGATCAAAGTTTTGGAAGAGAAAGGGATTGGCCGACCGAGTACATACAGCCCGATCATTGAAACAATCCAAAGCCGCGGCTATGTTGTAAAAGAGAATAAGGCTTTTGTGCCTACCGAGCTTGGATTCGTTGTGGTCGAACTTATGATTACCTACTTCCCAGAGGTAATTGATGTCGATTTTACTGCCAGGCTGGAGTTACAACTTGATGAAATTGAAGAGGGCGAGCTTAACTGGTTAAATGTTTTAAATGACTTCTACGAAGGTTATTTTAAAAAGAGGCTGGCTAACGCCGAAAAGAAAATAGAAAAAGTGGAGATCGCTCCGGAAGTCAGTGATGAAAATTGTCCACAGTGTGGAAGACAGCTTGTTTACAAACATGGCCGTTTCGGGCGTTTTCTGGCTTGCCCCAGCTACCCGGAATGCAAGTTTACCAAAAAAATTGTTAAGGAGACCGGCGTAGAATGCCCCTTGGACGGAGGAATGATCGTTGAACGACGCTCCAAAAAGGGAAGGGTTTTTTATGGGTGCAGCAATTATCCAAAATGTAACTATTCTGTTTGGAATAAACCGCTGAATGAAAAATGTCCCCAGTGCAGCGCGATGATGACTGAGAATTGGAAAGGGAAGAAAAGAATTGCCCACTGTACTAATAAAGATTGTGGATATGAAAAGCAGATAATATCCCCAAAAGTTGCTGTGCAGAAACAATCCTGA
- the dprA gene encoding DNA-processing protein DprA has product MYVDLDKELIYLNALNNLSAVGTRRITALVEFFGSAETAWRAPEKEIEMVSGIEGLAEKIYKEKKNIDPEQKWQELCVSGISCISTASPAYPTLLKQVVNPPAILYYIGSLKQITQPAVAIVGSRRCTFYGKEVAHKLAAELAASNITVVSGMALGIDTAAHKGALENSGYTAAVLGCGLDQCYPRSNQDLMQEIATHGVVFSEFPYGAKPLPGNFPQRNRIISGLTLGTVVVEATAKSGSLITANFAVEQNREVFAVPGNVGSPYSRGSHHLIKEGAKLVETVDDILSELYLNREVDEQLSIEPIRPKLGDVEKKLLAIIPYQPIHIDDLVRISLASPAEVSTLLLSLELKKYIRQTPGKYFCRI; this is encoded by the coding sequence ATGTACGTTGATTTGGATAAGGAACTAATATATCTTAATGCGTTGAATAATCTATCAGCGGTCGGGACGAGAAGGATCACAGCCCTGGTCGAATTCTTTGGCTCTGCCGAAACCGCCTGGAGAGCGCCAGAAAAAGAAATTGAAATGGTTAGCGGGATCGAGGGACTGGCCGAGAAAATATATAAAGAGAAGAAAAATATTGATCCGGAACAGAAGTGGCAAGAACTCTGTGTTAGCGGAATAAGCTGTATTTCAACTGCTTCCCCGGCTTATCCAACCCTTCTTAAACAGGTGGTAAATCCCCCTGCCATTCTCTATTACATAGGAAGCCTTAAGCAAATTACTCAACCGGCTGTTGCCATTGTGGGGAGCCGGCGCTGTACATTTTACGGTAAGGAAGTTGCCCACAAACTGGCTGCTGAGCTTGCTGCCAGCAATATTACAGTGGTAAGCGGAATGGCGCTGGGCATTGACACGGCAGCTCACAAAGGTGCCCTGGAAAACAGCGGTTATACAGCTGCAGTCCTCGGGTGCGGGCTGGACCAATGTTATCCCAGGAGCAACCAGGATCTAATGCAGGAGATTGCTACCCATGGAGTGGTTTTCAGTGAATTTCCCTATGGAGCTAAACCTTTACCGGGTAATTTCCCCCAACGAAACAGGATAATAAGCGGTCTTACCCTGGGTACAGTGGTAGTCGAGGCTACCGCTAAGAGTGGATCATTGATTACAGCTAATTTTGCGGTTGAACAAAATCGCGAGGTTTTCGCTGTACCGGGAAATGTGGGCAGCCCATATAGCCGAGGTTCGCACCATTTAATAAAAGAGGGGGCTAAACTGGTTGAAACGGTCGATGACATTTTAAGTGAACTCTATCTGAACAGGGAAGTAGATGAACAGTTGTCGATTGAACCAATTCGTCCTAAACTTGGCGATGTGGAAAAGAAACTGCTGGCAATAATACCTTATCAACCGATCCATATCGACGATCTGGTCAGGATCAGTTTAGCAAGCCCAGCCGAGGTCAGTACACTGCTTTTATCCCTGGAACTGAAAAAATATATCAGACAGACACCGGGCAAATATTTTTGCAGGATTTGA
- a CDS encoding M42 family metallopeptidase — protein MEDTLRKLTEVFGPSGEEESIRDTIRKMVEKKVDQVYEDTLGNLFVIKKGGQPKIMISAHMDEIGVIVTHIDENGFLRIAPVGGISPGILIGKRLRFAGGHVGTVNHEEIKDCRDLDWSKIYLDMGQKDSKAAEKMASIGDLAVPDFNFQKLSGGRYISKAMDNRAGCAVLVEAIKRLPDNLPQEVCFLFSVQEEVGLRGAKTAAYSYDPDYALAVDVTDIGDTPKSPTMAVSLGKGPAVKVKDSSVLCHPLIRKFMIETAIKNKIPYQLEVLERGGTDAGAIHISREGVPSGALSVPCRYIHSPSEMVDGSDLDQSINLLTKLLSVSWPLTEDFNVR, from the coding sequence ATGGAAGATACGCTGAGAAAGCTTACCGAAGTTTTCGGACCTTCGGGAGAAGAAGAGAGCATCCGGGATACGATCAGGAAAATGGTTGAGAAAAAAGTGGATCAGGTTTACGAAGACACCCTGGGTAATCTCTTTGTTATCAAAAAGGGTGGGCAGCCGAAAATTATGATCTCGGCTCACATGGATGAAATCGGCGTTATTGTTACTCATATTGATGAAAACGGATTTTTACGGATTGCACCGGTCGGAGGCATCTCACCAGGGATACTTATCGGGAAGCGACTGAGATTCGCCGGGGGGCACGTGGGTACGGTCAACCATGAAGAGATTAAAGATTGCCGGGATCTTGACTGGAGCAAAATATATCTCGACATGGGGCAGAAAGATTCGAAAGCAGCAGAAAAAATGGCCAGTATCGGTGATCTTGCCGTTCCTGATTTCAATTTTCAGAAGCTTTCAGGCGGACGCTATATATCGAAGGCGATGGATAACCGGGCCGGTTGTGCTGTCCTGGTGGAGGCGATTAAAAGACTGCCGGACAACCTGCCGCAGGAAGTTTGCTTTTTATTCTCTGTACAGGAAGAGGTCGGTTTAAGGGGTGCAAAAACTGCAGCTTACAGCTATGATCCCGATTATGCCCTTGCCGTTGATGTCACCGATATCGGTGATACACCAAAATCGCCTACGATGGCCGTATCACTGGGGAAAGGACCGGCTGTAAAAGTCAAGGACTCCTCAGTGCTATGCCACCCCTTGATCAGGAAGTTCATGATCGAGACCGCTATTAAAAATAAGATTCCTTATCAGCTTGAAGTTCTCGAACGGGGCGGAACCGATGCGGGAGCAATCCACATTTCCCGGGAAGGTGTGCCGTCAGGGGCGCTTTCCGTACCATGCCGTTATATTCACAGCCCCTCCGAGATGGTTGACGGTTCTGACCTGGATCAGTCAATCAACCTGTTAACTAAACTGTTGTCAGTATCCTGGCCTTTAACGGAGGATTTTAATGTACGTTGA
- a CDS encoding M42 family metallopeptidase → MLAELSNLYGVSGNETAVRKYLEEKTSGKGLDCYSDTMGNFFVRKGQANSTRKVMLSAHIDEIGLMVTAVEKGGLLKFKPVGGIDSRILVAKRVVIGSQTLPGVIGAKPIHLQKEGEQKKPFEEDSLFIDAGFKSRDEAEKFVSPGDFVAFDSRFTVLGKGYCRGKAFDNRAGCSILLELLLEDNGLAFDAAFTVQEEVGTRGAFVAAFRLKPQVALVIETTTAADTPETEIEATVTALGSGPAISFMDRSIMVSKGLREQLVEAAKAAGVPYQFRRFTGAATDGGVISLTREGVKTGIVAVPCRYIHSPHSVLRESDLEATKTLVRSWLRLQGKKGKE, encoded by the coding sequence ATGTTAGCTGAACTGAGTAATCTATACGGTGTTTCCGGTAATGAAACAGCGGTGAGAAAATACCTGGAAGAGAAAACCTCCGGGAAAGGGCTTGATTGTTATTCAGATACAATGGGTAATTTTTTTGTTCGGAAAGGTCAGGCCAACAGCACACGGAAGGTTATGCTTTCGGCTCATATTGATGAAATCGGTTTAATGGTCACAGCAGTTGAAAAGGGGGGGCTCTTGAAGTTTAAACCCGTGGGCGGCATTGACAGCAGGATTCTTGTTGCCAAGAGAGTCGTAATCGGCTCACAGACCCTGCCGGGAGTGATCGGAGCCAAACCGATCCACCTCCAGAAAGAGGGAGAACAGAAAAAGCCTTTTGAAGAAGATTCTTTATTTATTGATGCAGGCTTTAAAAGCAGGGATGAAGCCGAAAAATTTGTATCACCCGGTGATTTTGTGGCCTTCGACTCCCGTTTTACGGTGTTGGGGAAAGGCTATTGTCGGGGTAAAGCTTTTGATAATCGGGCCGGTTGTTCTATTCTTCTTGAACTGCTGCTCGAGGATAACGGCTTAGCTTTCGATGCTGCTTTTACCGTGCAGGAAGAGGTGGGCACAAGAGGCGCCTTCGTCGCTGCCTTCAGGTTGAAGCCGCAGGTAGCTCTGGTCATTGAAACCACTACTGCGGCCGATACTCCTGAAACTGAAATAGAGGCAACAGTGACTGCCCTTGGTTCTGGTCCGGCAATCAGTTTTATGGATCGGTCAATAATGGTCAGTAAGGGCTTGCGTGAACAGCTGGTGGAAGCGGCAAAAGCTGCTGGAGTTCCTTACCAGTTTCGCCGTTTTACCGGAGCGGCGACAGACGGGGGAGTTATCTCTCTAACGCGTGAGGGCGTTAAAACCGGCATTGTTGCAGTGCCATGCCGTTATATTCATTCGCCTCACTCTGTTTTAAGGGAATCTGATCTTGAAGCTACGAAGACACTGGTTCGATCCTGGCTTCGACTTCAAGGAAAGAAAGGAAAGGAATAA
- a CDS encoding M42 family metallopeptidase, with protein MDKIAITDILLELLSASGVSGDETAAVEIAERYLKPYAPEIKRDRFGNLLAFRPGTRTLKKDKITLAIVAHIDEIGAMVTKIEEGGFLRFTGIGGFDARTLPGQTVEVFGKRKRRGVIGASPPHILTEKEKRSTIPMNKLFIDLGLDEKTVKREINVGDRITLEQEPVLMSDSRMITGKALDDRAGVATLIACASELSGLQHSADICFIASMQEEVGLRGAITAAYGLNPDLAVAVDVTHGDMPKLEAGSFYKLGGGPALAVGPNLHPLLSRHLQELAAAHFLPYQIEAIPGRSGTDAWAFQVSREGIPTALLSLPLRYMHTAVEMINLDDLKVSARLLSYFARSVDSSLLEELKKC; from the coding sequence TTGGACAAAATAGCAATTACCGACATTCTTCTGGAATTACTGTCGGCATCCGGTGTTTCCGGTGATGAAACTGCAGCTGTTGAGATTGCAGAGCGATACCTGAAGCCTTATGCGCCGGAAATAAAAAGAGATCGTTTCGGTAACTTACTGGCATTCAGACCGGGAACGAGAACTTTGAAAAAGGATAAGATCACCCTTGCTATCGTTGCTCATATTGATGAAATTGGAGCGATGGTCACAAAAATTGAGGAGGGTGGTTTTTTACGTTTTACCGGAATCGGCGGATTTGATGCGAGAACACTGCCGGGCCAGACTGTTGAAGTATTTGGAAAAAGAAAGAGAAGAGGGGTAATCGGAGCTTCACCGCCGCATATACTTACTGAAAAAGAAAAGCGCAGCACCATCCCCATGAATAAACTATTTATCGATCTGGGGCTTGATGAGAAAACGGTTAAAAGAGAGATCAATGTAGGGGATCGGATCACCCTGGAACAGGAGCCGGTATTAATGTCAGACAGCCGAATGATAACCGGTAAAGCGCTTGATGATCGAGCCGGTGTGGCAACTCTCATAGCCTGTGCTTCGGAACTCTCCGGACTACAGCATTCTGCTGATATCTGTTTTATCGCTTCCATGCAGGAAGAAGTAGGTCTGAGGGGTGCGATTACTGCCGCTTACGGGCTTAATCCCGATCTGGCAGTTGCCGTCGATGTTACTCATGGCGATATGCCAAAACTGGAAGCAGGCAGTTTTTACAAATTAGGCGGCGGGCCTGCCCTGGCTGTGGGACCCAACCTGCATCCTCTGCTCAGCCGCCACCTGCAGGAACTGGCAGCTGCGCATTTCCTGCCCTACCAGATTGAAGCGATTCCGGGAAGAAGCGGTACGGATGCCTGGGCTTTCCAGGTATCACGGGAAGGGATCCCCACCGCTCTTTTAAGTTTACCCCTACGCTACATGCATACAGCAGTTGAGATGATTAACCTTGACGATCTGAAAGTAAGCGCCAGATTGCTGAGTTACTTTGCCCGCAGCGTTGACAGCTCTCTACTGGAGGAATTAAAGAAATGTTAG